The following coding sequences are from one Fibrobacterota bacterium window:
- a CDS encoding pirin family protein gives MNDPILGTVPLGFPWKTPDPFLFCAYHHDAYPAGNGRLGPAASLAGRDLGNDFAGKDGWRMYHGESIPGFPQHPHRGFETVTIARRGLIDHCDSLGAAARFGPGRGERGRGDVQWVTAGKGILHSEMFPLVDERAPNPLELFQIWLNLPASDKLAVPHFTMLWAEAVPIHAERDREGRSTEVTVVAGRLGDSQAPPPPPHSWAARPESDVAIWTARMDPYAEWTLPPAAAGANRTLYFHRGASMRIGAREIPAGHAVRLRGEAPAPIRNGKEETEFLLLQGRPIGEPVAQYGPFVMNTQGEIEQAIREYQQTQFGGWPWPSDDPAHPAGDGRFARHPDGRMERP, from the coding sequence ATGAACGATCCCATCCTCGGCACCGTGCCCTTGGGCTTTCCCTGGAAAACCCCCGATCCTTTCCTTTTCTGCGCCTACCATCATGACGCCTATCCCGCGGGCAACGGCCGGCTGGGCCCGGCGGCTTCCCTGGCGGGGCGTGATCTCGGTAACGACTTCGCTGGCAAGGACGGCTGGCGCATGTACCACGGGGAATCCATTCCCGGTTTCCCGCAACATCCCCACCGCGGCTTCGAAACGGTGACCATCGCGCGCCGGGGCCTCATCGACCACTGCGATTCCCTGGGCGCGGCGGCGCGCTTCGGGCCCGGACGCGGCGAACGCGGGCGCGGCGACGTGCAATGGGTGACTGCCGGCAAGGGGATCCTGCACTCGGAAATGTTCCCCCTGGTGGACGAAAGGGCGCCCAATCCCTTGGAGCTGTTCCAGATCTGGCTGAATCTTCCCGCCTCCGACAAGCTGGCCGTTCCGCATTTCACCATGCTTTGGGCCGAAGCCGTACCCATCCATGCCGAGAGGGACCGCGAAGGCCGTAGCACCGAAGTTACCGTCGTGGCCGGGCGACTGGGGGATTCCCAAGCCCCTCCTCCCCCGCCCCATTCCTGGGCCGCCCGGCCGGAATCGGACGTGGCGATCTGGACCGCGCGCATGGATCCGTATGCCGAATGGACTTTGCCTCCAGCCGCGGCGGGCGCCAACCGCACCCTGTACTTCCACCGCGGCGCCTCGATGCGCATCGGCGCCCGCGAGATTCCCGCCGGGCATGCCGTCCGGCTCCGGGGGGAGGCGCCCGCTCCGATCCGCAACGGGAAGGAGGAAACGGAATTCCTCTTGCTGCAAGGACGCCCGATCGGCGAGCCGGTAGCGCAGTACGGGCCGTTCGTGATGAATACCCAAGGGGAGATCGAGCAGGCCATCCGCGAATACCAGCAGACCCAGTTCGGGGGTTGGCCGTGGCCTTCGGACGATCCGGCGCATCCGGCCGGGGACGGCCGCTTCGCCCGGCATCCCGACGGCCGCATGGAACGTCCTTAA
- a CDS encoding DsbA family oxidoreductase, whose translation MEIEIWSDVVCPFCYLGKRRLEKALEEFPGRDEVNVTWKSFQLHPGLKAKPGLGLETYLAERKGWSLSQIRANHDRLAQAGAELGLEYRFEKAVIADTFDAHRLIQLAKAEGKGEALEERLFRAYFTEGRDLGEAKVLAGLAGEAGIDPVKTAAVLADKESFAAEVRADIEEAERLGVTGVPFFVFDRRFAVSGAQDAEVFRRALAQATEP comes from the coding sequence ATGGAAATCGAAATCTGGTCCGACGTCGTTTGCCCCTTCTGCTATCTGGGGAAACGCCGGCTGGAAAAGGCTTTGGAGGAATTCCCCGGCCGGGACGAGGTGAACGTGACCTGGAAAAGCTTCCAATTGCATCCGGGGTTGAAGGCCAAGCCGGGCCTGGGGCTCGAAACCTACCTAGCCGAACGCAAAGGCTGGTCGCTCTCCCAGATCCGCGCCAACCACGATCGTTTGGCCCAGGCCGGCGCCGAGTTGGGCTTGGAATACCGATTCGAGAAGGCGGTGATCGCGGATACCTTCGATGCCCATCGGTTGATCCAATTGGCCAAAGCCGAGGGAAAGGGCGAGGCGTTGGAAGAGCGCCTGTTCCGCGCATATTTCACCGAGGGGCGGGACCTGGGCGAAGCGAAGGTATTGGCCGGGCTCGCGGGCGAAGCGGGTATCGATCCCGTCAAGACCGCGGCCGTGCTGGCGGATAAGGAGTCCTTCGCCGCGGAGGTGCGGGCCGATATCGAGGAGGCGGAGCGGCTGGGAGTGACCGGAGTACCATTTTTCGTGTTCGATCGGCGCTTCGCGGTTTCCGGCGCCCAGGACGCGGAGGTTTTCCGCAGGGCGCTGGCCCAGGCGACCGAACCTTAA
- a CDS encoding SDR family NAD(P)-dependent oxidoreductase: protein MAGSLQGTHVVVTGAGGGLGPSVAEAFRAAGAIVHAPARAELDLLDEAAVAKYYAALPALWASVHVAGGFSMAPVTETSLDDFMAQWRINTVTTFLACREAVRRMRAGALVPGPNGPAVGQAGGRIVNVAARAAIDHPGGKIAYVSAKSALAGLTRSLAAECRAEGIFANAVLPDTIDTPANRAAMPGADHSQWTRPEAIASAILWLASPGNATVTGALLPV, encoded by the coding sequence ATGGCCGGGTCATTGCAGGGAACGCATGTGGTGGTTACGGGAGCCGGCGGCGGCCTGGGCCCCTCGGTGGCGGAGGCCTTCCGCGCGGCGGGCGCCATCGTGCACGCCCCCGCGCGCGCCGAGCTGGATCTGCTCGACGAAGCCGCGGTGGCCAAATACTACGCGGCGCTACCCGCCCTATGGGCTTCGGTGCACGTGGCCGGGGGATTCTCCATGGCGCCCGTGACGGAAACCTCCCTGGACGATTTCATGGCCCAATGGCGCATCAATACGGTCACCACCTTCCTCGCCTGCCGCGAGGCGGTAAGACGGATGCGCGCGGGCGCCCTGGTTCCGGGCCCTAACGGCCCCGCCGTCGGGCAGGCCGGCGGCCGCATCGTGAACGTGGCCGCTCGGGCCGCGATCGATCATCCCGGCGGCAAGATCGCCTACGTCTCCGCCAAATCCGCCCTGGCCGGACTTACCCGTTCCCTGGCCGCCGAGTGCCGGGCGGAAGGCATCTTCGCCAACGCGGTCCTGCCCGACACCATCGATACGCCCGCCAATCGGGCCGCCATGCCCGGGGCGGACCATTCCCAATGGACCCGGCCGGAAGCCATCGCTTCCGCCATCCTGTGGCTGGCGTCCCCCGGGAACGCGACCGTAACCGGAGCGTTACTGCCTGTCTGA